The Gambusia affinis linkage group LG11, SWU_Gaff_1.0, whole genome shotgun sequence genome contains a region encoding:
- the arhgap15 gene encoding rho GTPase-activating protein 15, whose amino-acid sequence MASARITNLQNAIKQVPLIQTPQQSAGAQGAVQMRIKSSQSSGDRLSQSKSMVLQDSDLPQKPLSRHRRNQSQHGVVLSVATAFEPLVDLKGEHLNVAKISDNGKKQRKNWTSMWTVLTTDELLLYKDKQETGVKPGGKTDVVQLCGAVIEWAAEKSSKKNVFQITTNTGSEYLIQADSFPTASKWHEAIRKTVDSSTREDRGFALRRSNSSELLPRHSSLPGHGSVSPSMKQRNPVHRRSMNMFGNSKLKHSASDSADKNGVKNRLKKFIIRRPSMKTLQEKGLIKDRVFGCHLLTLCDREGTTVPKFVRICLEAVEKRGLDADGIYRVSGNLATIQKLRFIVDQEEELDLDHNQWEDIHVITGALKMFFRELPEPLFPFRFFQQFVEAVKIKETKSKIQAMKKLIHQLPKPNHDTIKLLFSHLQKVLAFSRKNLMSTQGIGIVFGPTLMWPELEAGNMAVNMVYQNQIVEFILIESREIFDLDRM is encoded by the exons AATCACAAACCTTCAGAATGCTATTAAACAAGTGCCACTTATTCAGACTCCTCAGCAGAGTGCTGGAGCACAGGGAGCGGTTCAGATGAGGATAAAAAGCTCCCAGAGCTCCGGAGACCGTCTGAGCCAGTCCAAATCCATGGTCCTGCAGGACTCGGACCTTCCTCAGAAACCT CTGTCTCGACATCGCAGGAATCAATCCCAGCACGGTGTGGTTCTTTCGGTAGCAACAGCTTTTGAACCACTG gtggaCCTGAAAGGTGAACACCTGAACGTCGCTAAGATCTCAGACAACGGtaagaagcagaggaagaactGGACTTCGATGTGGACAGTGCTGACCACGGATGAACTGCTGCTCtataaagacaaacaggaaactgGTGTG AAACCAGGAGGTAAAACTGATGTGGTTCAGCTTTGTGGGGCCGTCATTGAGTGGGCAGCGGAGAAGTCAAGCaagaaaaatgtcttccag ATCACAACTAACACAGGAAGTGAATACCTCATCCAGGCTGACAGTTTCCCCACCGCCAGCAAATGGCACGAAGCCATCAGAAAAACTGTCGACTCATCA aCGAGAGAGGACAGAGGTTTTGCTCTGCGGAGGTCCAACAGCTCAGAGTTACTGCCCAGGCACAGCTCCTTACCTGGACATGGATCCGTCTCACCCAGCATGAAGCAAAGAAATCCAGTTCACAGACGCTCCatga ACATGTTTGGCAACTCGAAGCTGAAACACAGCGCCTCAGACAGTGCAGACAAGAATGGAGTGAAGAACAGACTGAAGAAGTTCATCATCAGACGTCCGTCCATGAAAACGCTGCAGGAGAAAGGCCTCATCAAAG ACCGAGTATTTGGTTGCCACCTGCTGACGCTCTGCGATCGTGAAGGAACCACAGTTCCTAAATTTGTAAGGATTTGTTTAGAGGCTGTTGAGAAACGAG GTCTAGACGCAGACGGGATCTACAGAGTCAGTGGAAATCTGGCCACAATCCAGAAACTTCGCTTCATTGTTGACCAAG AGGAAGAGCTGGACCTGGATCACAACCAGTGGGAGGACATCCACGTCATCACAGGAGCTCTAAAGATGTTTTTCCGTGAGCTGCCGGAGCCGCTGTTCCCCTTCAGGTTCTTCCAGCAGTTTGTGGAAGCAGTCA AGATTAAAGAAACCAAATCGAAAATTCAGGCTATGAAGAAACTGATCCATCAGCTGCCGAAGCCCAACCATGACACCATCAAACTGCTTTTCAGCCACCTGCAAAA AGTTCTGGCATTTTCAAGGAAGAATCTGATGTCCACTCAGGGTATCGGTATTGTGTTTGGACCGACACTGATGTGGCCTGAGCTGGAGGCAGGAAACATGGCGGTTAACATGGTTTACCAGAACCAGATCGTGGAGTTCATCCTAATCGAGAGCCGAGAGATCTTTGACCTGGACAGGATGTGA